CGATCGGCCAGCGTGTGTGGTTCGGTGGTAGCACGCTGACCAGTCCTGACTCGGCCGGCGAAATCATCGGCGTCGTGGGCGACGTCAAGTACGCGCCGCTCCTTGGCGAGCGCACGACCGCCAGCTTCTACACCCCGTACCGTCAGTTCACGTACGGGTGGCGAGTGTATTTCGTGAAGGTGGCCGGCGATCCGATGGCTCTCGCGCAGGCCATCACGGCATCGGTCGGCCGCGTGGCGCCGGAGTGGCCGCTGCTCCACGTTCGCCCGCTTGATGATCTGATCGCGTCATCGTCGAGCGTGTCGCGGCGCGCGGCGCTCGGAACGGGTGCCCTGGCCGCCCTTGGTCTGCTGCTTGCGGCCAGCGGCATCTGGGCGGTAGTGTCCCACTCTGTGTCCCAACGGACGCGCGAAATGGCAATCCGAATGGCGCATGGCGCCACCACAGGTCGCATCATGAGGCTCACCCTCTCCGGCGGCTTGGCCTGGCCGTTGGCTGGATTGCTCGTCGGACTCCTGGCGAGTGTGGCCTTCTCCGAAGCATTGCGATCGCTGTTGTACGGCGTCACACCAGGGGCCCCCGCGCTCGTGCTTGCCGGCGGATGCGCATTCACGCTCATTGCCACGGCCGCCTGTCTCGCGCCTGCGTGGCGTGCGGCGCGGGTCAATCCAATCGACGCCTTGCGGGCAGACTGACGCCCGCGAGAAACGACACGCGTGTAGCCGGATCTGAAGACCAGGCCTCCTTCCGGATGGAGACCGGACCTTCAGGTCCGGCTACATGAATGTCGAAACCGCCTACGCTTGTCGGAGGGTCCCGTTCCGGCGGAGCCGCACATATCCCAGGCCGATCAGCCCCACAGCCGTCGCGCACCCCACGCGCACATTTGTGCTTCTCACCGGCCTGTTCCTGTTGACCTTTGCGGCCGTCTCGCCGCTCTACACAAGCAGCGATGCGACCGCGGCACTGACTGGCTTCATCGCCCAATCAGCGGCACTGATTCTGAGCGCGTCGGGCGCCACCGCTCACGCCGCAGCGAATGTTCTGTGGACGCTCCGCGGTGGGTTTCTCGTCACACACGAGTGCATTTCCACGCCGCTCATCCCTGTCTACATCGCGGCCGTGTGTGCGTATGCTCCGAGCTGGCGCCGGCTCACCCTTGGCCTGCTGGCCGCGATTCCACTGTTTATCCTGCTGGGCATCCTGCGGCTGCTCGTCGTGGCCGTGCCCGCCACCATCATTGCGTCGCCGGAGTTCCTGGTGCACGCGTTTTATCAGTTGCTCCTTGGCGCCGTGGTCGTGGGAGTGGCCGCACATTGGCGCCACAAGCGCGACGGCGCCTTCCGATACGCCGCGGCCGGCATCATGGCCGGTACGCTTTTTGTGCTGATGCTGGCGCCGGTCTACACTCGGCTTGTGGCGTTCCCATCGGCAGCGCTCAGTGAAGGCCCGCAAGGCGCCCTGATGTTCCTGCCGGGCTTTCAGATCGGACTCTACCTGGCCCTGTGGGTGGCGGCACTGACGACAGTCCACTGGCGGCGGCCGCTCGGAGGACTCGTGGTGCTCGCAGTGTCCCACGCCGCCGGTCTCTTCGCTCTGCACGTCATGGCCGCGCCACCAGACCTGGTGACGTGGGTGCCGGCAATCCGCGCCTGGGCCGTGGCCGGTCCGGTGTTGGTGATGGCCGCGGTGGTCGCCAGTGTCCAGACGCGTCGCTGAAGTTGCAATCATCGTCGCTGTCGCCACGGTTATCACCGTGGTCATGGCCTGGCCGGTGCTGCGCGCGCCGTCCGACCGCATCTTCGGCATGGAGATTGTCGGCCGGCATCACGATCCATTCACCGTGATGGCACAGTTCGAGCGTCCGCTCGGTAATGGCATCTACGCCCAGCCCCTCACTGATATTCCAGGTGCATTGATCGCTCGAGTCGCGGGCCCGGTTGCCGCCTACAACTGGCTCGTCCTCCTCACCTTCCCACTCTCGGCGGCCTTTGCGTACCTGCTGGCGCGCCATCTCTGCCTCGCACCAGCGGGCGCTGCCGTCGCGGCGGTGGTCTTCGCCTTCTCCCCCTTCCATCTGGCGCAGGCGGCCTACCATCCGCACATCGCACAAACGCAGTGGCTGCCCTTCTACCTACTGGCGTTGTGGCGGTGCGTGGATCGACCCACACCGTGGGCCATCGCCTGGCTCGCCGCAGCAACGGCAACCGTGACGCTCTCAAATTTCTACTCGGGTTTCATTGCCGCCGTGATCACACCGGTGGCCCTGCTCGCATACTGGCTTGTTGGCCTGCGCACCCACCCGCAACCGCTGCGTCGACTGGCTATAACCGCCGGAACGCTGACCGCCATCGCCGCAGCGGGCCTGGCGTATGTGTCCTTCACAGCCGGCGAGGTCGTGACGAATCGTAGCGCCTTTGCCTTCCGAAGGCCGACCTCTCTCACTACAGCGCGAAGTGGGTGAGCTATCTTGTCCCTCCCATCGAACACCCGTTGCTCACGCAATCCGTCTTTCGCTTCTGGCACGCAGCCGGCGTTCGCGAGGGACTCCTTGAGCAACAGGTCAGCCTGGGATGGGGCTTCGTTGCGCTTGGACTTGTCGCCATCGCCTGGTGGCTGATCAGGGGTCGGCGCATCGAATCCACGCGCTGGGTCCCGGTCCTCGTCGTCGTCGCGTTCACCGCGCTGCTGTGCTCGCTGTCGCCCGAGCAGAGTGATGGCGGGTTTCCCATGCTTCGACCATCCGCGTGGTTTATGCGAACTGGCGCCGATGTTCCGCGCATACGCGCGATTCGGCAGCGTCGTGCAACTGATGGTGGCGCTGCTGGCCGGCCTTGGCGTCACGGTGCTCGTCTCCTCCAAATGGGCAGGCGCAGGGCGCTGTGTGCGCTGCTGCTGGCCCTCGGGGCGGCGGAGTACGCGGTGAGGCCGTCTGCTCTTTGGCGCGACGTGATGCCGACGACGGCGCATCGCTGGGTGATGGACCAGCCCGGCCCCATGCAGGTGCTCGACTGCGTGCCCTACTCGTTGCCCTCGGCGTCGGTGCCTTGGCTGACGGGACATCGGGTCAGGCTCCTCGGTGGACCGTTCAGTGACTGCGGAGAATCCCACGTG
This Acidobacteriota bacterium DNA region includes the following protein-coding sequences:
- a CDS encoding YfhO family protein, yielding MSRRVAEVAIIVAVATVITVVMAWPVLRAPSDRIFGMEIVGRHHDPFTVMAQFERPLGNGIYAQPLTDIPGALIARVAGPVAAYNWLVLLTFPLSAAFAYLLARHLCLAPAGAAVAAVVFAFSPFHLAQAAYHPHIAQTQWLPFYLLALWRCVDRPTPWAIAWLAAATATVTLSNFYSGFIAAVITPVALLAYWLVGLRTHPQPLRRLAITAGTLTAIAAAGLAYVSFTAGEVVTNRSAFAFRRPTSLTTARSG